A window of the Lolium perenne isolate Kyuss_39 chromosome 7, Kyuss_2.0, whole genome shotgun sequence genome harbors these coding sequences:
- the LOC127301734 gene encoding NADH-ubiquinone oxidoreductase 20.9 kDa subunit has translation MNTDITSSVKPEYPVVDRNPAFTKVVGNFSALDYFRLSTISAVSVTVGYLSGIKPGIRGPSMVTGGLIGVLGGFMYAYQNSAGRLMGFFPNEAEVARYKYRLQ, from the exons ATGAACACCGACATCACCTCGTCAGTGAAGCCGGAGTACCCGGTGGTGGACCGGAACCCTGCCTTCACCAAGGTCGTCGGAAACTTCTCCGCGCTCGACTACTTCCGCCTCTCCACCATCTCCGCCGTCTCCGTCACCGTCGGCTACCTCTCCG GGATCAAGCCGGGGATCCGCGGGCCGTCCATGGTGACCGGGGGCCTCATCGGGGTGCTGGGAGGGTTCATGTACGCCTACCAGAACTCCGCCGGGCGCCTCATGGGGTTCTTCCCCAACGAGGCCGAGGTCGCGCGCTACAAGTACAGGCTGCAGTAG
- the LOC139833714 gene encoding uncharacterized protein, producing MAEYEALLHGVHITKEMGATRLRCLGDSDLVASQTSGTCDATDANMIAYKRAVDQAGASFAGHVVEWVDRRKNEEAYALARLGSKRLPPPPGVFLERQVLPMDEAEGRMIVRRYISFTIINNEIYNRSISGVFQRCVTSEEGRKILRDIHAGDCGHHAAARSIVAKALRHGFYWPTAHSDAVDLVRACVRCQKLCRARH from the coding sequence atggccgaatACGAGGCACTGCTGCATGGCGTGCACATCACAAAGGAAATGGGCGCGACACGCTTACGCTGCCTCGGCGACTCCGACCTCGTCGCTAGCCAAACATCtggcacctgcgacgccaccgacgccaacatgatcgcctacAAGCGAGCGGTCGACCAGGCCGGCGCCAGCTTCGCCGGTCACGTCGTCGAGtgggtcgacaggcgcaagaacgaagaagcaTACGCTCTGGCCAGGCTAGGGTCCAAACGACTGCCACCTCCTCCAGGCGTCTTCCTCGAGCGGCAAGTCCTACCGATGGATGAAGCAGAAGGACGTATGATCGTGCGCCGCTACATttccttcaccatcatcaacaacgagatctacaaCCGCAGCATCTCCGGAGTATTTCAGCGATGTGTCACCTCCGAAGAAGGTCGCAAAAtcctgcgcgacatccacgcaggggactgcggccaccacgcggCCGCACGCTCAATCGTGGCCAAAGCCCTTCGACACGGCTTCTACTGGCCTACAGCTCACTCCGACGCAGTCGACCTCGTTCGCGCATGCGTCAGGTGCCAGAAGTTATGCCGGGCTCGGCACTAA
- the LOC127301733 gene encoding spermidine synthase 1, whose amino-acid sequence MEAEAAAKRARESEATAAVDGAGEQAGISAVIPGWFSEISSMWPGEAHSLKVEKVLFEGNSDFQKVLVFQSSTYGKVLVLDGVIQVTERDECAYQEMITHLPLCSIKDPKKVLVIGGGDGGVLREVSRYSSVEQIDICEIDKMVVDVSKQFFPHLALGFEDPRVSLHIGDGVAFLKNAPEGTYDAVIVDSSDPVGPAQELFEKPFFQSVARALRPGGVVCTQAESIWLHMHIIEDIVTNCRQVFKGSVNYAWTTVPTYPSGVIGFMLCSTEGPSVDFQHPVFTIEEDDYSTKSKGPLKFYNSEFHTASFCLPSFARRVIEAKAN is encoded by the coding sequence ATGGAAGCCGAGGCTGCGGCGAAGAGGGCGCGGGAGAGCGAGGCCACTGCAGCGGTGGACGGAGCTGGCGAGCAGGCGGGGATCTCCGCCGTCATCCCCGGATGGTTCTCCGAGATCAGCTCCATGTGGCCCGGCGAGGCGCACTCGCTCAAGGTGGAGAAAGTTCTCTTCGAAGGCAACTCAGATTTCCAGAAGGTATTGGTTTTCCAGTCCTCCACCTACGGGAAGGTGCTCGTCCTGGACGGGGTGATCCAGGTAACCGAGAGAGACGAGTGCGCTTACCAGGAGATGATCACCCACCTCCCCCTCTGCTCAATCAAGGACCCCAAGAAGGTCCTGGTTAtcggaggcggcgacggcggtgtCCTCCGCGAGGTTTCACGCTACTCCTCGGTGGAGCAGATTGACATCTGCGAGATCGACAAGATGGTGGTGGATGTCTCCAAGCAGTTTTTCCCTCACCTGGCTCTTGGGTTCGAAGATCCCCGTGTGTCCTTGCACATTGGGGACGGTGTTGCCTTCCTGAAGAATGCTCCAGAGGGCACCTATGATGCAGTCATCGTCGACTCCTCTGATCCAGTTGGTCCTGCTCAAGAGCTCTTTGAGAAGCCTTTCTTCCAGTCCGTGGCCAGAGCTTTGCGTCCTGGTGGAGTTGTCTGCACGCAGGCGGAGAGCATATGGCTGCACATGCACATCATAGAAGACATCGTCACCAACTGTCGCCAAGTTTTCAAAGGTTCCGTTAACTATGCATGGACTACTGTGCCGACGTACCCTAGCGGGGTTATCGGTTTCATGCTCTGCTCTACGGAGGGGCCTAGTGTTGATTTCCAGCATCCTGTTTTCACCATTGAGGAGGACGACTACTCCACAAAGTCCAAAGGACCACTCAAGTTCTACAACTCCGAGTTCCACACGGCATCATTTTGTTTGCCATCCTTCGCGAGAAGGGTTATTGAAGCCAAGGCCAACTAG